TTGGCTCCCAGGACAACAATACTATTATGGCAGAAGCTGAAAAATTATTGGCTTTGTTAAGGGAGAGTAAGTAGTTGTAACAACATTTTCTAACTCCTAAAAACAGGATAGGAGAACTAGAAAAGTTAAAATCGAAAATGAGAACAGAATGTAAGTTCTAGTTCTCATTTTTTTCATGAAAATATGTAAAATATCTTGACATATAGTGTAAATAAAGATAAACTATTTACTAGTTAATTAAATGGTTAAATACTAGTTAAGGAGTAACGATGAAAAAAAGAACATTTCTATTATTAGTGGTAGGTCTCTTGGTTCTTGTCTTAGGAGCATGTAGCCAAAAAGAAAAACAAGAAGCAAAAGGGATGAAGATTGTAACAAGTTTTTACCCAATCTATGCCATGGTCAAAGAGGTATCAGGTGACTTGAATGACGTACGGATGATTCAGTCAAGTAGTGGGATTCACTCCTTTGAACCGTCAGCAAATGACATTGCTGCTATCTATGATGCAGATGTCTTTGTCTACCATTCTCATACGCTCGAATCTTGGGCTGGAAGCCTAGATCCTAACTTGAAAAACTCAAAAGTTAAAGTTTTAGAAGCTTCTGAAGGAATGACCTTGGAGCGTGTACCAGGTTTGGAAGATGTAGAAGTAGGGGATGGAGTTGATGAAAAGACACTCTATGACCCTCACACTTGGTTAGATCCAGAAAAAGCAGGTGAAGAAGCTCAGATTATCGCTGACAAACTTTCGGAGATTGATAGTGCTAATAAGGAAACGTATCAAAAGAATGCTAAAAACTTTATCGCTAAAGCCCAAGAATTGACTAAGAAGTACCAGCCTATTTTTGAAAAAGCGAGTCAAAAGACCTTTGTTACACAACACACAGCCTTTTCTTATCTCGCTAAACGCTTTGGTTTGAAACAACTTGGTATAGCAGGGATTTCCCCTGAACAAGAACCAAGTCCGAGACAACTAACAGAAATTCAGGAATTCGTTAAGACCTATAAGGTTAAAACCATCTTTACTGAGAGCAATGCTTCTTCTAAAGTCGCTGAGACCTTGGTCAAATCAACAGGAGTTAGCCTAAAGACACTCAATCCTTTAGAAGCAGATCCTGAAAATGACAAAACTTACTTAGAAAATCTAGAAGAAAACATGAATGTTCTTGCAGAAGAATTAAAATGAGGAGATGATGAAAATGAAGAAGAAATACCTTGCAGCAGGATCGGCTCTTGTCCTTTCCCTAAGCCTTTGCATCTATGCATTGAACCAACACCAGGTAGAAGGAAACAAAGATAATAACCGTGTGTCTTATGTCGATGGGAAGCAAGATTCTCAAAAAACAGAGACCCAGACACCAGATCAAGTTAGCAAAAAAGAAGATATTCAGGCTGAACAAATTGTCGTGAAAATCACCGATCAAGGTTATGTGACTTCACATGGTGATCATTTCCATTATTACAATGGTAAAGTTCCTTTTGACGCGATTTTCAGCGAAGAACTGTTGATGAAAGATGCCAATTATCAACTGAAAGACGCTGATATTGTCAACGAAATCAAAGGTGGCTACATTATCAAGGTTGATGGTAAGTATTATGTCTACCTTAAAGATGCGGCTCATGCTGATAATATTCGTACGAAGGAGGAAATTGAGCGCCAAAAACAAGACCATACTCACGACGCACCAACTTCTAATAGTGCAGTGGCGCTTGCTCAATCTCAAGGTCGCTATACAACTGATGATGGCTACATCTTTAATCCTTCTGATATTATAGAGGATACTGGAGATGCTTATATCGTACCTCACGGTGGACATTACCACTACATTCCAAAGAGTTCCTTGTCTGCTAGCGAATTAGCTGCTGCCCAAGCCTACCTCTCTGGAACTAGAACTCAGCAGAGTGTGACTAACTATCGTCCTAGTCCAAACGAAACTGGTCAAACTACCAACCAAAGTCAACAGGCTGAAACACCAAGTAATCAAGCTGAGAGTCTTCAGAGTCTATTGCAACAGCTCTATGCTCTTCCAAGTAGTCAACGTTATGCTGAATCAGATGGCTTGATTTTTGACCCTGCTAAGATTTCAAGTAGAACGCCGAGTGGTGTGGCGATTCCTCACGGAAATCACTATCATTTCATCCCATATACAAAACTTTCTGCCTTGGAAGAAAAGATT
The sequence above is a segment of the Streptococcus oralis ATCC 35037 genome. Coding sequences within it:
- a CDS encoding metal ABC transporter solute-binding protein, Zn/Mn family, which translates into the protein MKKRTFLLLVVGLLVLVLGACSQKEKQEAKGMKIVTSFYPIYAMVKEVSGDLNDVRMIQSSSGIHSFEPSANDIAAIYDADVFVYHSHTLESWAGSLDPNLKNSKVKVLEASEGMTLERVPGLEDVEVGDGVDEKTLYDPHTWLDPEKAGEEAQIIADKLSEIDSANKETYQKNAKNFIAKAQELTKKYQPIFEKASQKTFVTQHTAFSYLAKRFGLKQLGIAGISPEQEPSPRQLTEIQEFVKTYKVKTIFTESNASSKVAETLVKSTGVSLKTLNPLEADPENDKTYLENLEENMNVLAEELK